A segment of the Bordetella flabilis genome:
ATCAGCAGCAGCACGCCCAGGATAAGGATGGCGAAGTTGAACAGGCTGGGGCTCATCCCCATGGCCTGGGCCAATCCGGCGGAGAAGTCGCCGATCGCCCTGCCCACGCCCCCGAGCAGGTAGCGCAGGACGCCGACGATGGTCCGGATGATCTCGCCCAGGACATTGCCCAGGGATTCGAAGAAGCTGTTCGATTGCATGGAACCTCAACGGGATGCGCGGCGGAAGCGGCACGGGGGCGCGGTGGCGCCCCCGTGGCCGGGCGTTATCTTACAACCCCCCTTGCAACCCCGCTCCCCCCCCGCGCGGCAGGCTAAGATGGCCGCTATTGCGGCATTGGAACCAAGCTGGGATGGAACAGATCGAATTGAACGACGGCACCGCCGACCGCTACCTGCTGGACGCGGCCGGGCTGTCGCTGGTGGTTTTCCATAGCCGCACCTGCGCGAACTGCCGCCTGGCGCGCGAACGCCTGCCCGCGATGAACCTGCCCGTACAGCGCGTGTGCTGGGTCGACGCCGGGGACAACGGCGGGCTGGTCGAGCGCTACGAAGTCTTCCACCTGCCCGCCATGTTCGTGGTCCGCGACGGCACCTTCTACGGCGCCGTGCAGGCCCGGCTGGAGGACTGGGACATCCGCCGGCAGATCGCGCTGGCGCTGGACGGATATCCGGCCGTCCTGCCGTAGCGGCGTTCTGCCCGTTCAGTTGACGCTGGCGCCGGTATCCCGGACCACCTTGCCCCACTTCGCGGATTCCGTTTTCAGCAGCTCGCCGAAGGCCTCCTCGCTGGTCAGGCTCAGTTCCAGCCCGGCGCCCGCCAGCGCCTTGCGCGATTCCGGTTCCTGCAGGACCTTGGCCGTGGCGTCATGCAACTTGTCCAGGATAGGCTTGGGCGTGCCCGCCGGCGCGATCAGGCCCAGCCAGATGGTCGCTTCGTAGCCTTTCAGGCCCGCCTCGTCCAGGGTGGGAACCTGCGGCAGGTCCGGCGACCGCTTGGTGGTGGTCACGCCCAGGGCACGCAGGCGTCCGCCCGCGATCTGCGGCAGCGCGGCGGTCACGCCCAGGAAACCCATGGAGACCTGCCCGCCGATAATGTCGTTCAGCGCCTGCCCGCTCCCACGATACGGGACGTGATTGATCTTGATGTCGGCCATGGTGGCGAACAGCGCGGCCGCCAGGTGCTGGCTGCTGCCGTTGCCCGACGAGGCATAGTCCAGCCGGCCCGGCCTGGCCTTGGCCAGCGCGATAAGCTCGCTCACGTTCTGCGCGGGCACGCCGGGGTTGGTGACCAGCACATAGGGGCTGTCGACCAGCTTGGTGATGGGCGCGAAGCTGTTGATCGCATCGTAGGGCAGCTTCTTGTACAGCCAGGGCGCGATCACATGCGTGGTGGAGATCAAGGCCAGCGTATAGCCGTCGGGCGCCGATTTCGCGACATAGTCGGTGCCGATGGTGGAGCCCGCGCCCATGCGGTTTTCCACGATCACGGGCTGGCCCAGCGCCGGCGTCAGCTTTTCCGCCACCAGCCGCGCCACGACGTCGGTGAAGCCGCCCGGTGCGAACGGGACGATCAGTTTTATCGGGGCGCTGGGATAGCTGTCCGGCTTGTCCTGCGCCGCGGCGGACGCCGCGATGGTCGCGCACAACGCAAGCGCCGCGAGTGAACCTGCAGATCGAAATCGCATCATGGTCTCCTCCCTTTTGTCGGGTGCCGCGGCCCGGTGGTCCGGGCTCGCGTTTCTTGTGGCGCGGACGCGGGATCGCGTCCGCGCGCGTGGCCGCCGCGTATCGCGGTCGGCAACAGGCTCAGCGATAAACCGGTTCCGGCTGCGTGAAGAAGGCGTGCAGGATGTGGTAGACCATCTTGTAGTTCTTCTGCTGGAAACTGGCGTGCGAGATTCCCTGCATGACGGTGAACTGCTTGAAGGTATTCGGCAGGCGTTTGAAGAACTCGGCCAGGTCATCGAACGACGCGATGCCGTCGTATTCGCCGCGCATCACGATGGTGGGCACGGCCAGCTTCTCAGGATCGATCAGCGGCAGCTTGCTGCACATATCCACGTAGGTCCCGGTGGGCATGGAGCTGTCCAGCGTCAGGATGGCGTCGGCGAACGCCGATACCGTGGCGCTGTCGGCGCAGCCGGGATGATCGCGCGAAAAAATACTTTCGACGAAGGCCCGGTCGATGGGCCGGCGGTTCCTGGCCAGGAATTCCGGCAGTTTCAGTTTGCGCTGCGCCAGCGTCGGGCTGCCCTCGCCGGTCCAGACAAAGGCGTCCAGGGCGACCCGGGCGACGCGTTCGGGATGCTGCTGGGCGAACAGCGCGGCCTTCAGGGCCCCCGAGGAAATCCCGTAGACCATCAGCTTGTCGTCCTGGGCGCGCTGCAGGATGTACTCGCTGCCCGCCGCCAGGTCCAGCGCGCCATTCGGGATATCGAAATTGATGGGACGGTGCTTGCTGGAACGGCCGTAGCCCTCGTTGTCCATGCACCAGGTATCGAAGCCGCGCGCCGCGAACCAATCCATGACCGAAGAGTCGGGACGTCCCGGGACCGTCAAATCGAAAGTGGGCTGCGACGCCATGGACGAGCCGTGGACGAACAGCACGGTCCCGGCGTGCGCAACGCCCGCCGCGGCCGGCTTGTGCCACATGAAAAGCCGGATATCGCCGTCGCGCTGTATCCAGTGCTCCTGGCCGCCGTGCCAGGTGACGGCTCCGGTGCCGGACAGGGCCGGATCCTGGGTGGGTTGCGTGTCTGCCATGCTGTCTTCCTATCGTTCGAGCGCTTGGAGCAGGCATGGTGAACGCGCGCGGCGGCCGAATCAACAGGAACCGGTGAACAGATTGTTCACGTCGCCTGGGGCGGTGGCGCCGTTTCCGGCGCCGTCCATGTCATGACAAGAGGTTTACGCCGCGAGGTCGCGGTCCCAATACGGATCCGCGCCGAAGTAATCGCCCAGGAACGTAACGAAAAGGCGGGTGGAATGCGCCATCGTGGGATTGGGCAGATAGGCGGCATACAAGGCGCGTTCAGGCAGCCGGTACTGCGGCAACACGCGTACCAGCTGGCCGCTGCGCAGGGCGTCCCCGGCGGCGAAGGTGGGCACCACGCCGATACCCAGATTGCCCAGCGCCGCATGCAGCACGGCATCGGCGCTGTTGGCCTTGAAGTTGCCCTTGGGACGCACCGTATGGACGCCATCCTCGCTGGTGAAGGACCACTCCCCCTTGCTGTTGACGAAATACACCAGGCAGTTGTGCCCCGCCAGCTCGGCCGGCACGCGGGGCGCCGGATGGCGGGCCAGGTACGCCGGACTGGCGCAGGCCGTCCAGCGCACCGGGGCAAGCCGCCGCGCCACCAGCGAAACGAGCAGCGGTTCGTCGGCCTGGCGGATCACCACATCGGCCCCGGCGGTCACTAGGTCGGGAAACTGCTGGCTAAGGTCCAGGTCGATCGACACCTCGGGATATCGTTCCAGGAAGCGCGTGATGGCAGGCACCAGATGGCGGCGCCCGAAGGCCATGGCGGAACTGACCCGTATCAGCCCCCCCGGTGTACTTCGGTACTTCTCGATCTCGTGGCGGGCGTCCTCGGCGTGCGCCACCAGCTGGCGGCAGCGCTCGTAGAACAACGCGCCGGCGGTCGTCAGGCCGATCTTGCGGGTGGTGCGATGCAGCAGCTTGACGCCCAGGGAATGCTCCAGGTCGGCGACATGCTTGCTGGCGAGGGCCTTGGACATGCCCAGCTTTTCAGCGGCCCGGGAAAAGCTCTTCTCTTCCGCGATCACCGAAAAGGTCAGAAACTCGTTCAGATCGAGCATGGGCTGTCTCCGCACCGCGGCGCGGCGTGTCTCCATTGGTATCCGTCACAAGGATTTTGACACGCCCGCCGCCGGACCGGTGCCGGCACACTGCGAGGAACCGCCGCGCGGGCCTTCACGCCTGCGCTTTACACCCTGCTTCCCGCTGCCGCATGACCGTCATCCATACCGATATCCCGGCACGACTGGACCGCCTGCCCTGGTCCGCATGGCATACCCGGGTAGTCGTCTCGCTGGGCGTCGCCTGGGTGCTCGATGGGCTCGAAGTCACCTTGGTCGGATCGTTGGGCAGCGTGCTGGAGCGGCCCGACACGCTGGGCCTGAGCGCGGCCCAGGTCGGTTGGTCCGGCTCGCTCTACATTGCCGGGGCCGTCGTGGGCGCCCTGGTATTCGGCCGGATGGCGGACCGCCTGGGCCGCAAGCGGCTCTTCCTGATCACGCTGGCGGTCTACATGGTGGCGACCCTGCTCACCTCGCTGTCCGACGGCTTCGTTTTTTTCTCGATCTGCCGCTTCGCGACGGGCCTGGGCATCGGCGGCGAGTACGCCGCAATCAATTCGGCCATCGATGAATTGATTCCGGCCCGCGTACGCGGCCGGGTCAGCCTGGCCATCAATGGCAGTTTCTGGGTGGGCGCGGCCCTTGGCGCCGCGCTGAGCCTGGTTTTGCTGGACGCGCGGGTGCTGGGCCCGGAAAACGGCTGGCGGGCCGGGTTCGCGCTCGGCGCGGTCCTGGCGCTGGCGATCCTGCTGATACGGCGGCATGTTCCGGAAAGTCCGCGCTGGCTCATTTCGCACGGACGCGAGGCCGAGGCGCGAGCCATCATCGAAGCGATCGAGGCGGAAGCCACCCGCCGGCACGGCCCGCTGGCGCCCGTCACCGGACGGGTCACCTTCACGCGGCACTCGTCGCCGTCCTTGCGCGAGGTCGCGCATGTGCTGCTGCGGCGCTACCGACGGCGCAGCGTCGTCGCCCTGGCCATGATGGTTTCCCAGGCCTTCTTCTACAACGCCATCTTCTTCACGTACTCGCTGGTGCTGACGCGCTTCATGGGCGTACCGGAAGGCCGCGTGGCCTTGTACATCTTCCCTTTCGCCCTGGGCAACGTGCTGGGCCCGCTGCTGCTCGGCCCGCTGTTCGACAGCGTCGGCCGGCGGCGCATGATCGCGGCGACCTATGTATCGGCC
Coding sequences within it:
- a CDS encoding thioredoxin family protein, with product MEQIELNDGTADRYLLDAAGLSLVVFHSRTCANCRLARERLPAMNLPVQRVCWVDAGDNGGLVERYEVFHLPAMFVVRDGTFYGAVQARLEDWDIRRQIALALDGYPAVLP
- a CDS encoding tripartite tricarboxylate transporter substrate binding protein; amino-acid sequence: MMRFRSAGSLAALALCATIAASAAAQDKPDSYPSAPIKLIVPFAPGGFTDVVARLVAEKLTPALGQPVIVENRMGAGSTIGTDYVAKSAPDGYTLALISTTHVIAPWLYKKLPYDAINSFAPITKLVDSPYVLVTNPGVPAQNVSELIALAKARPGRLDYASSGNGSSQHLAAALFATMADIKINHVPYRGSGQALNDIIGGQVSMGFLGVTAALPQIAGGRLRALGVTTTKRSPDLPQVPTLDEAGLKGYEATIWLGLIAPAGTPKPILDKLHDATAKVLQEPESRKALAGAGLELSLTSEEAFGELLKTESAKWGKVVRDTGASVN
- a CDS encoding alpha/beta hydrolase, which encodes MADTQPTQDPALSGTGAVTWHGGQEHWIQRDGDIRLFMWHKPAAAGVAHAGTVLFVHGSSMASQPTFDLTVPGRPDSSVMDWFAARGFDTWCMDNEGYGRSSKHRPINFDIPNGALDLAAGSEYILQRAQDDKLMVYGISSGALKAALFAQQHPERVARVALDAFVWTGEGSPTLAQRKLKLPEFLARNRRPIDRAFVESIFSRDHPGCADSATVSAFADAILTLDSSMPTGTYVDMCSKLPLIDPEKLAVPTIVMRGEYDGIASFDDLAEFFKRLPNTFKQFTVMQGISHASFQQKNYKMVYHILHAFFTQPEPVYR
- a CDS encoding LysR family transcriptional regulator: MLDLNEFLTFSVIAEEKSFSRAAEKLGMSKALASKHVADLEHSLGVKLLHRTTRKIGLTTAGALFYERCRQLVAHAEDARHEIEKYRSTPGGLIRVSSAMAFGRRHLVPAITRFLERYPEVSIDLDLSQQFPDLVTAGADVVIRQADEPLLVSLVARRLAPVRWTACASPAYLARHPAPRVPAELAGHNCLVYFVNSKGEWSFTSEDGVHTVRPKGNFKANSADAVLHAALGNLGIGVVPTFAAGDALRSGQLVRVLPQYRLPERALYAAYLPNPTMAHSTRLFVTFLGDYFGADPYWDRDLAA
- a CDS encoding MFS transporter codes for the protein MTVIHTDIPARLDRLPWSAWHTRVVVSLGVAWVLDGLEVTLVGSLGSVLERPDTLGLSAAQVGWSGSLYIAGAVVGALVFGRMADRLGRKRLFLITLAVYMVATLLTSLSDGFVFFSICRFATGLGIGGEYAAINSAIDELIPARVRGRVSLAINGSFWVGAALGAALSLVLLDARVLGPENGWRAGFALGAVLALAILLIRRHVPESPRWLISHGREAEARAIIEAIEAEATRRHGPLAPVTGRVTFTRHSSPSLREVAHVLLRRYRRRSVVALAMMVSQAFFYNAIFFTYSLVLTRFMGVPEGRVALYIFPFALGNVLGPLLLGPLFDSVGRRRMIAATYVSAGVALALTGWAFMLGILDARSLAWCWSVVFFLASAAASSAYLTISEVFPLETRALAISAFYAVGTGAGGFVGPVLFGMLIESGSRDAVAVGYGVAAVLVIAAGVLALRHGVDAERKSLEAIASPLGAEEPSGRAQGIRAEL